The following proteins come from a genomic window of Rutidosis leptorrhynchoides isolate AG116_Rl617_1_P2 chromosome 10, CSIRO_AGI_Rlap_v1, whole genome shotgun sequence:
- the LOC139873479 gene encoding (R)-mandelonitrile lyase-like yields MSSALSQSPIYMSFVANATEFPPEEYYDYIIVGGGTSGCPLAATLSVNHRVLLLERGGVPYTNPNVMRQEGFIATLRKADSFYSPAQSFTSEEGVPNARGRILGGSSAINAGFYSRADEEFYNRSGINWDHLVVERSYKWIESAIVFEPELQPLQSALRDGLLESGVGPFNGFTVRHTLGTKIGGSTFNSSGYRHSAADLLNLANPNNIKVAVYATVERILFSTSDPFGSKKNAIGVVFCDDAGYYHSARLREYGEVIVSAGAIGSPHLLLLSGIGPRTYLSSWGIPVVHHSPFVGQFLYDNPRNGISFVSPMLLQNSLIQVVGITNSGAYLEASSDVVPYSNHVHSSLMSRSSSSLYFSVAGIMEKVIGPVSAGSLGLASTDITVNPAVRFNYFSNQVDLQRCVNGTRKIGELLRSRAMSIFRFWGWSGAEFRFVGSVLPENQSSDEEMGEFCRATVNTLWHYHGGCLVGRVVDSNLKVIGVGSLRVIDGSTFSFSPGTNPQATVLMLGRHMGVKILRERLRLAQGRHFIS; encoded by the exons ATGTCGTCTGCACTATCTCAGA GTCCGATTTACATGTCGTTCGTCGCTAATGCGACGGAATTTCCGCCGGAGGAATATTACGATTACATAATCGTCGGCGGTGGTACCAGCGGTTGTCCGTTAGCCGCCACATTATCCGTCAACCACCGCGTATTACTTCTTGAAAGAGGCGGTGTTCCATATACAAACCCTAACGTCATGAGACAAGAAGGATTCATTGCCACTCTACGGAAAGCTGATTCTTTCTACTCGCCGGCGCAATCGTTTACTTCCGAAGAAGGTGTTCCGAATGCTCGTGGCCGGATTCTTGGCGGCAGTAGCGCGATCAATGCCGGATTCTATAGTCGTGCAGATGAAGAGTTTTATAACCGGTCTGGAATCAATTGGGATCATCTTGTTGTCGAACGGTCTTACAAGTGGATTGAGAGTGCTATCGTATTTGAACCGGAGTTACAGCCGCTGCAATCGGCTCTTCGTGATGGATTGTTGGAATCAGGTGTAGGTCCGTTTAATGgatttacggttagacacactcTTGGTACTAAAATTGGGGGTTCTACGTTTAATAGCTCTGGTTATCGACACAGTGCAGCTGATCTTTTGAATCTTGCCAACCCTAACAATATTAAAGTTGCTGTTTACGCTACTGTTGAGAGGATCTTATTCAGTACTTCAGATCCTTTCGGATCTAAGAAAAATGCTATTGGGGTTGTTTTTTGTGATGATGCAGGATATTATCACAGTGCGAGGCTAAGGGAATATGGAGAGGTCATTGTATCAGCTGGTGCAATTGGCAGCCCACATTTGCTTTTGTTAAGTGGAATCGGGCCACGAACGTACCTTTCTTCTTGGGGGATACCGGTTGTGCATCATTCGCCATTTGTTGGTCAGTTTTTGTATGATAATCCAAGAAATGGAATATCATTTGTCTCACCAATGTTACTGCAGAATTCTCTGATACAGGTGGTGGGGATTACTAATTCTGGTGCTTATCTTGAAGCATCATCTGATGTTGTGCCTTATTCTAACCATGTACATTCTAGTTTAATGAGCCGATCATCGTCTTCTTTGTACTTTAGTGTTGCTGGCATTATGGAAAAGGTTATCGGTCCAGTATCTGCTGGGTCATTAGGGTTAGCATCTACAGATATTACAGTGAACCCAGCAGTTCGTTTTAACTACTTTAGTAACCAGGTGGATTTGCAGAGGTGTGTAAATGGAACAAGGAAAATTGGGGAGTTGTTAAGAAGCCGGGCGATGAGTATTTTTAGGTTTTGGGGGTGGTCTGGTGCAGAGTTTAGGTTTGTGGGGTCCGTTTTGCCGGAAAATCAGTCTAGTGATGAGGAGATGGGTGAGTTTTGTAGGGCGACAGTGAACACGTTATGGCATTATCATGGTGGATGCTTAGTGGGGAGAGTGGTGGATTCGAATTTGAAGGTGATTGGTGTTGGTTCACTTCGAGTGATTGATGGGTCCACGTTTTCGTTTTCACCTGGGACTAATCCACAGGCTACAGTTTTAATGCTTGGAAG GCACATGGGTGTGAAGATATTGAGGGAAAGATTGCGCCTTGCCCAAGGCAGACACTTTATTTCTTGA
- the LOC139872864 gene encoding uncharacterized protein, producing the protein MATKVQRIMTQPINLIFRFLQSKARIQIWLFEQKDLRIEGRIIGFDEYMNLVLDEAEEVSIKKKTRKPLGRILLKGDNITLMMNSGK; encoded by the exons ATGGCGACTAAAGTACAGAGGATCATGACACAACCTATC AATCTCATCTTTAGGTTTCTGCAGAGT AAAGCTCGTATTCAGATTTGGCTATTTGAACAGAAGGATTTGAGAATTGAAGGACGTATTATT GGGTTTGATGAGTACATGAATTTGGTTCTCGATGAGGCTGAAGAAGTCAGCATCAAGAAGAAAACCAGAAAGCCTCTAG GCAGGATTTTGCTAAAAGGCGACAACATTACCCTCATGATGAATTC GGGAAAGTAA